The genomic DNA GTCGGTCGCCTAAAACTCCGCCTGCTTCGGCGCGCGGGGGAACGGGATCACGTCGCGGATGTTCTGCATGCCGGTGACGAAGAGGATGAGGCGTTCGAAGCCGAGGCCGAAGCCGGCGTGGGGGACGGTGCCGTAACGCCGGAGGTCGCGGTACCACCAGTATTCCTTGATCGGCAGGCCCATCTCGGTGATGCGTCGGTCGAGGATGTCGAGGCGTTCCTCGCGTTGGCTGCCTCCGATGATCTCGCCGATGCCGGGGACGAGCACGTCCATCGCGGCGACCGTATCACCGGGCGCGCCGTCGGTGCCGGGGTCGTTGAGGCGCATGTAGAAGGCCTTGATCTCTTTGGGGTAGTTCATGAGGATCACGGGCTGCTTGAAGTGTTCTTCGGTGAGGAAGCGCTCGTGCTCGGACTGGAGGTCCGCGCCCCACTTGATGGGGAACTCGAACTTCTTTCCTCCGGCGATCGCGGCTTCGAGGATCTTGATGGCTTCGGTGTACGGCAGCCGGCGGAAGGGGGTTTCGAGGACGTGGGTGAGGCGCGCGATGAGGCCCTTCTCGATGCGTTCATCGAAGAACTTCATGTCGTCGGCGCGCTCGGTGAGGACGGCTTTGATGAGATACTTGATGAACTCCTCGGCGAGGTCGGCGTCTTCCTTCAAGGTCGCGAAGGCGATCTCTGGCTCGATCATCCAGAACTCGGCGAGGTGGCGCGAGGTGTTGGAGTTCTCGGCGCGGAAGGTGGGGCCGAAGGTGTAGACGCGTGAGAGGGCGCAGCAGTAGGTCTCGACGTTGAGCTGGCCGCTGACGGTGAGGTGGGATTCCTTGCCGAAGAAGTCGTGGGAGAAGTCGACAGGAAGGGACGAAGGCACGGAGGCACCAAGGCACGAAGAGGAAGGCGCAGAGGAAGCGGCAGAAACGCCCTCGCTTGCGCTTCGGGCCTCATTCGATCCGACCCGCGGCGGATTGGCGAGGTCGAGGGTGCTGACGCGGAACATCTGGCCCGCGCCCTCGCAGTCCGACGCCGTGATGATCGGCGTGTGGACGTAGAAGAAGGTCCGCTCGTGGAAGAAGCGGTGGATGGCCATGCTGAGCGTGGAGCGGACGCGGGCGACAGCGCCGAAGGTGTTGGTGCGGAC from Phycisphaeraceae bacterium includes the following:
- the asnS gene encoding asparagine--tRNA ligase produces the protein MPWLKVVDALKAPVGTTLTVKGWVRTRRDSKADGGLSFVAIHDGTCFDAIQAVCKGSLPNYADQIAKLTTHCAVEVTGVASQTPKGGIELQVDPASGGSVTVHGLVDNPDGYPIQPKQHTMEFLRENAHLRVRTNTFGAVARVRSTLSMAIHRFFHERTFFYVHTPIITASDCEGAGQMFRVSTLDLANPPRVGSNEARSASEGVSAASSAPSSSCLGASVPSSLPVDFSHDFFGKESHLTVSGQLNVETYCCALSRVYTFGPTFRAENSNTSRHLAEFWMIEPEIAFATLKEDADLAEEFIKYLIKAVLTERADDMKFFDERIEKGLIARLTHVLETPFRRLPYTEAIKILEAAIAGGKKFEFPIKWGADLQSEHERFLTEEHFKQPVILMNYPKEIKAFYMRLNDPGTDGAPGDTVAAMDVLVPGIGEIIGGSQREERLDILDRRITEMGLPIKEYWWYRDLRRYGTVPHAGFGLGFERLILFVTGMQNIRDVIPFPRAPKQAEF